The following proteins are co-located in the Paludibaculum fermentans genome:
- a CDS encoding arsinothricin resistance N-acetyltransferase ArsN1 family A: protein MKARPAVPSDSAAIASIYNEGIEDRTATFETRPRSEADIRSWFDGAHPIVVVEAEGRIIAFAATSTYRPRDCYAGVAEFSVYVARSGRGKGAGRIAMLALQDAAEKSGLWKLVSRVFTDNQASLGLLASLGFRQVGVYEKHGKLDGAWRDVVIVELLLPANCR, encoded by the coding sequence ATGAAAGCTCGCCCGGCGGTACCTTCCGACTCCGCGGCTATCGCCAGCATCTATAACGAAGGCATTGAAGACCGCACTGCCACTTTTGAAACCCGGCCCCGCTCCGAAGCAGACATCCGAAGCTGGTTCGATGGAGCCCACCCGATCGTCGTCGTGGAAGCTGAAGGCCGAATCATCGCCTTCGCCGCCACGTCCACTTACCGGCCTCGAGACTGCTACGCCGGCGTCGCGGAGTTCTCCGTCTACGTTGCCCGGTCCGGCCGCGGCAAGGGCGCCGGCCGCATAGCCATGCTGGCTCTGCAGGACGCGGCCGAGAAGTCCGGCCTCTGGAAGCTCGTTTCCCGCGTCTTCACAGACAATCAGGCGAGCCTGGGGCTGTTGGCCTCTCTCGGCTTCCGCCAGGTCGGCGTGTATGAGAAGCACGGTAAACTCGACGGCGCCTGGCGCGACGTTGTGATTGTCGAACTGCTGCTGCCCGCCAATTGCCGTTGA
- a CDS encoding helix-turn-helix domain-containing protein, which produces MELIRAAMEESGGQVRPTPRFHAGIRDKPIQRILGMLTTEMETEQPLGELYVASLTHALVTRFVQLDSTCELHSTAGVSALPPRILKRVLEKIEANLDADLTVTNLAQETGYSRGHFLRMFRAATGLTPHQYVLDLRLRRAQDSLKRKDTRIIDVALSCGFSSQSHMTSVFRQRLEMTPAEFRRSA; this is translated from the coding sequence ATGGAATTGATACGTGCCGCGATGGAAGAGTCGGGCGGCCAGGTCCGCCCCACGCCGCGCTTCCATGCCGGGATCCGTGACAAGCCAATCCAGAGAATCCTCGGCATGCTCACCACGGAAATGGAAACGGAACAACCATTGGGCGAGCTCTATGTCGCCTCCCTTACACACGCTCTGGTCACGCGCTTCGTGCAACTCGATTCAACCTGCGAACTGCATTCGACGGCGGGCGTCTCGGCCCTGCCGCCACGAATTCTGAAGCGGGTCCTGGAGAAGATCGAAGCCAATCTTGACGCGGATCTCACCGTAACGAACCTGGCCCAGGAGACCGGCTATAGCCGTGGCCATTTCCTCCGGATGTTCAGGGCGGCTACAGGCCTGACGCCGCACCAGTACGTTCTGGATTTGCGCTTGAGGAGAGCGCAGGACTCCCTCAAGCGGAAAGACACGCGGATCATCGATGTCGCCCTGTCGTGCGGATTCTCCAGCCAGTCGCACATGACCAGCGTGTTCCGGCAGCGCCTGGAGATGACGCCGGCGGAGTTCCGACGCAGCGCTTAA